From the genome of Rhodothermales bacterium, one region includes:
- a CDS encoding acetylxylan esterase yields MQTTQPNATLLAGFLLALTLFAVPARAQNAEQPAGWTTQQDHQHMMEQLGITALRPGPNGRAAAGEPNAANYDPAVATPYPDLPELLVMKDGRRVTTPEMWWNERRPEIVADFEREIYGRIPAHVPAVTWRIVAEKTDGVVGGIPVYGRQLLGQVDNTSYPADTVQIEMTLVTPRDAAGPVPVLMMFGFRRSLELPQTPEEAANDDRPSFPTPPNGAPPSTEQLIAAGWGYAVVSPSSIQADNGAGLTRGIIGLVNKGQPRRPDDWGALRAWSWGAARALDYLETDPTVDAHNVGIEGVSRYGKAALVTLAFEPRFRMGLIGSSGKGGATLHRRNFGEAVENLTGSGEYHWMAGNYLKYGTEASSFGRMDASDMPVDSHMLIALCAPRPTFISYGIPEQGDALWLDQQGSYTATVAAGPAFRLLGARDLGVAEDYRTAPMPPMQTALTDGELAWRQHNGGHEDRSNMKFFLEWANRLIGHTPPKP; encoded by the coding sequence ATGCAGACGACTCAGCCGAACGCTACCCTCCTCGCCGGCTTCCTGCTGGCGCTCACGCTCTTCGCCGTCCCCGCACGCGCCCAGAACGCCGAACAACCTGCCGGCTGGACGACGCAGCAGGATCATCAGCACATGATGGAGCAGCTCGGCATCACGGCGCTGCGCCCCGGCCCCAACGGCCGCGCTGCCGCCGGCGAGCCGAACGCGGCGAACTACGACCCGGCCGTCGCCACCCCCTACCCCGATCTGCCGGAGCTGCTCGTCATGAAGGATGGCCGCCGCGTGACGACGCCCGAGATGTGGTGGAACGAGCGCCGGCCGGAGATCGTCGCCGATTTCGAGCGGGAAATCTACGGCCGCATCCCGGCCCATGTGCCGGCGGTCACGTGGCGCATCGTGGCGGAAAAGACCGACGGCGTGGTGGGCGGCATCCCGGTGTACGGCCGGCAGCTCCTCGGGCAGGTAGATAATACGTCCTACCCGGCCGACACGGTGCAGATCGAGATGACGCTGGTGACGCCGCGGGACGCCGCCGGCCCGGTCCCGGTCCTGATGATGTTCGGCTTCCGCCGCAGCCTCGAGCTTCCGCAAACGCCGGAAGAGGCGGCGAACGACGACCGACCGTCATTCCCGACGCCGCCCAACGGCGCGCCGCCGTCCACCGAGCAGCTCATCGCCGCCGGATGGGGCTACGCCGTCGTCAGCCCGTCGAGCATTCAGGCGGATAACGGCGCCGGCCTGACCCGCGGCATCATCGGCCTCGTCAACAAGGGGCAGCCGCGCCGGCCTGACGACTGGGGGGCGCTCCGGGCCTGGTCGTGGGGCGCCGCCCGCGCGCTCGACTACCTGGAGACCGATCCCACCGTCGACGCGCACAACGTGGGCATCGAGGGGGTGTCGCGCTATGGCAAGGCCGCGCTCGTCACGCTGGCCTTCGAGCCGCGATTTCGCATGGGACTGATCGGCTCGTCGGGGAAGGGCGGCGCAACCTTGCACCGCCGCAACTTCGGCGAGGCGGTCGAGAATCTCACGGGATCGGGCGAATACCACTGGATGGCCGGCAACTACCTCAAGTACGGTACCGAGGCCTCTTCCTTCGGGCGGATGGATGCGAGCGACATGCCGGTGGATAGCCACATGCTCATCGCCCTCTGCGCCCCGCGCCCCACCTTCATCAGCTACGGCATCCCCGAGCAGGGCGACGCGCTCTGGCTGGATCAGCAGGGCAGCTATACGGCCACCGTAGCCGCCGGCCCGGCATTCCGGCTCCTCGGCGCGCGCGATCTCGGCGTCGCGGAGGACTACCGCACGGCCCCGATGCCGCCCATGCAGACCGCGCTCACGGACGGCGAACTGGCCTGGCGCCAGCACAACGGCGGCCATGAGGACCGATCCAACATGAAGTTTTTCCTGGAATGGGCGAACCGCTTGATCGGCCACACCCCACCGAAGCCCTGA
- a CDS encoding ABC transporter permease: MHQHEHRTPPRLAAAILGWLLREHTDTALGDYEEYFNEIAAASGVARARWWYRGQVVRLIPDRLFEKAFWNGVMLKNYLVLGGRNLKKNRLASTINLVGLAAAIACTITLFLLMQVIGELDGFHENGDLIYLVGHTVEQTDGTRRLGTAPVALGPVLAADFPQIARSVRFTETSAQVRSNGTAFQETIGFADAGFFELLTFPLAEGSPAALTEPNAIIISAEMARKYFRGRDAMGQALEITFEGGRSEMLVVKGIAEPFPTSARFTFDFLVGFDHRDAYGAGGETDWARFSDATFIQIPEPDDAPAIEAQLNRYIDRQHQANPAWQVQSYFLDNINHPDLIRAWETEHRAIIAPPIWEMAGIGLVGVLVLLISCINYITISLGSAARRLKEIGIRKTSGAEKRQLVAQFLAENLVLCFLALVAGAFLAATVLIPYMNGLIAMQVRIDVLHNAGFWVLMAGLLAFIALVSGAYPAFYISSFQPVEILRGKQKLAEKKGLNRVLTTTQFVLTIMTICVAFIITSLDDTLTGGDWGYDEEALLVVPQLNPEQFTRMANDLAQIASIQQIAGATDHIGASRNTISVSVNGEESEALYYRVGPSYLATMGVRLVSGRLFEDTFAADSATSVVVNRTLARQQGWADPVGQQVRFDERAYTVVGMVDDVLIHPLGGTAQPVLFGLSESDRPEFMVLRVDPGERGRVAGMLRERWEQQFPEVAFSYYPQTAVFEEFDFMIRVFSRFIGSIAAFALFISCMGLFGVASQRATLRIKEVGIRKAMGASATQIVFLVNRGFLVMLAIATLIATPICYAGMSLFVSVAPVDIPLDPAPFVWTNALVFLLAGLTLSMQTRALVRVNPAHVLLYG, from the coding sequence ATGCACCAACACGAACACCGCACCCCCCCTCGGCTTGCCGCCGCCATCCTGGGCTGGCTGCTCAGGGAGCATACGGACACGGCGCTGGGCGACTACGAGGAGTATTTCAACGAAATCGCCGCGGCCTCCGGCGTGGCGCGGGCACGCTGGTGGTATCGCGGACAGGTCGTTCGCCTGATACCGGACCGGCTGTTCGAAAAAGCGTTCTGGAACGGGGTGATGCTCAAGAATTATCTCGTTCTGGGCGGGCGCAATCTGAAAAAGAACAGGCTCGCCTCGACGATCAACCTCGTAGGCCTCGCGGCCGCTATCGCCTGCACGATCACGCTTTTTTTACTGATGCAGGTGATCGGTGAACTCGACGGGTTCCACGAGAACGGCGATTTGATCTATCTGGTGGGGCATACCGTCGAGCAGACGGACGGGACGCGAAGGCTAGGCACCGCGCCGGTTGCACTCGGGCCGGTACTGGCTGCCGACTTCCCCCAGATCGCGCGCAGTGTTCGTTTCACGGAGACCTCCGCGCAGGTACGCTCGAACGGTACGGCCTTCCAGGAGACGATCGGTTTCGCCGACGCCGGCTTCTTTGAGCTGCTCACGTTCCCGCTCGCCGAGGGGAGCCCTGCCGCGCTTACCGAACCCAACGCGATTATCATCAGCGCCGAAATGGCCCGCAAATACTTCAGGGGCCGAGATGCGATGGGTCAGGCGCTCGAGATCACGTTCGAGGGCGGACGGAGCGAGATGCTCGTGGTGAAAGGCATTGCCGAACCGTTCCCGACCAGCGCCCGGTTCACCTTCGACTTCCTGGTGGGCTTCGATCACCGCGATGCCTACGGCGCCGGCGGCGAAACCGACTGGGCCCGCTTCTCCGACGCCACGTTCATCCAGATTCCTGAACCCGACGACGCGCCTGCCATCGAGGCGCAACTGAACCGGTACATCGACCGGCAACATCAGGCCAACCCGGCCTGGCAGGTCCAGTCGTATTTCCTGGACAACATCAACCACCCGGACCTGATCCGGGCCTGGGAGACCGAGCATCGGGCCATCATCGCGCCCCCGATCTGGGAAATGGCCGGCATCGGACTGGTCGGCGTCCTGGTGTTATTGATCTCGTGCATCAATTACATCACCATCTCGCTCGGCTCCGCCGCCCGCAGGCTCAAGGAAATCGGCATCCGCAAGACATCGGGCGCCGAAAAACGCCAGCTCGTCGCCCAGTTCCTCGCCGAGAACCTCGTCCTCTGCTTTCTGGCCCTGGTGGCCGGCGCCTTCCTGGCCGCGACGGTGCTGATCCCGTACATGAACGGCCTCATCGCCATGCAGGTGCGCATCGACGTGCTGCACAACGCCGGGTTCTGGGTATTGATGGCCGGCCTGCTCGCGTTTATCGCGCTCGTTTCGGGGGCCTATCCCGCCTTCTACATTTCCTCCTTCCAGCCGGTCGAGATTCTGCGCGGCAAACAAAAGCTGGCCGAAAAGAAAGGCCTCAACCGTGTGCTGACCACCACCCAGTTCGTGCTTACGATCATGACGATCTGCGTCGCCTTCATCATCACGTCGCTCGACGATACCTTGACGGGCGGCGACTGGGGGTATGACGAAGAAGCCCTCCTCGTGGTGCCGCAACTGAATCCGGAGCAGTTCACGCGGATGGCCAACGACCTTGCGCAGATCGCGTCCATCCAGCAGATCGCCGGCGCGACAGATCACATCGGCGCCTCGCGCAACACGATATCCGTTTCGGTGAACGGGGAAGAAAGCGAGGCGCTCTACTACAGGGTGGGTCCATCGTATCTCGCCACCATGGGTGTCCGGCTCGTCTCCGGAAGGCTGTTCGAGGACACCTTCGCGGCCGACAGCGCCACATCGGTCGTGGTGAATCGCACCCTCGCGCGCCAGCAGGGTTGGGCCGACCCGGTCGGGCAACAGGTGCGCTTCGACGAGCGCGCGTATACGGTCGTCGGGATGGTGGACGACGTGCTCATACATCCGCTTGGCGGGACCGCGCAGCCTGTCCTGTTTGGCCTTTCGGAGAGTGACAGGCCGGAATTTATGGTGCTTCGGGTGGACCCCGGCGAACGCGGTCGCGTCGCCGGCATGCTGCGGGAGCGCTGGGAGCAGCAATTCCCCGAGGTCGCGTTTTCCTATTATCCCCAGACGGCCGTCTTCGAAGAGTTCGATTTCATGATCCGGGTATTTTCCCGCTTCATCGGTTCCATCGCGGCGTTTGCCCTCTTCATCTCCTGCATGGGGCTTTTCGGGGTAGCCTCCCAGCGCGCCACGCTCCGCATCAAGGAGGTCGGGATCCGCAAGGCGATGGGCGCTTCCGCCACGCAGATCGTGTTCCTCGTGAACCGGGGCTTTCTCGTGATGCTGGCGATCGCAACCCTGATCGCCACGCCGATTTGTTATGCCGGCATGAGCCTGTTCGTGTCCGTCGCTCCCGTCGACATCCCGCTCGATCCAGCGCCCTTCGTATGGACGAATGCGCTGGTCTTCCTGCTGGCCGGCCTCACGCTGTCCATGCAGACGCGCGCGCTGGTACGCGTGAATCCCGCACACGTGTTGCTCTACGGATGA
- the nadA gene encoding quinolinate synthase NadA, with the protein MLQIPVLDLSAGYVAQEIDPTLDLVAEIQRLKKEKNAVLLAHYYQEADIQDIADYIGDSLGLARKAADTDADIIVFAGVHFMAETALIVNPDKKVILPDLNAGCSLADSCPPDAFEAFTKAHPDHFVVSYINCSAGVKALSDVIVTSSNAEHIIRQIPASTPIIFAPDRNLGRYLAKETGRDMLIWDGVCIVHEVFSEQKLVQLKVRHPEAEVLAHPECEEAVLRHADFIGSTTAILRRAGKSDKDTFIVATEAGILHQMEKAYPEKTFIAAPPDNGCSCNECPHMRLNTLEKLYLCLKYEQPELTMDEDLRKRALVSIERMLEMSAGIQ; encoded by the coding sequence ATGCTCCAGATTCCGGTACTCGACCTCAGCGCGGGGTATGTCGCGCAGGAAATCGACCCTACCCTCGATCTCGTGGCCGAGATCCAGCGGCTGAAGAAGGAGAAAAATGCCGTCCTCCTCGCGCACTACTACCAGGAGGCCGACATCCAGGACATCGCCGACTACATCGGCGACTCGCTCGGGCTGGCCCGGAAGGCGGCCGATACGGACGCCGACATCATCGTGTTCGCCGGCGTGCACTTCATGGCCGAGACGGCGCTGATCGTCAACCCGGACAAAAAGGTCATCCTGCCCGACCTCAACGCCGGCTGCTCGCTGGCCGACTCCTGCCCGCCGGATGCCTTCGAGGCGTTCACGAAGGCGCATCCCGATCATTTCGTGGTGTCCTACATCAACTGCAGCGCCGGCGTGAAGGCGCTGAGCGACGTCATCGTCACCTCCTCCAACGCCGAGCACATCATCCGCCAGATTCCGGCGTCGACCCCGATCATCTTCGCGCCGGACCGCAACCTGGGGCGTTATCTGGCGAAAGAGACCGGGCGCGACATGCTCATCTGGGACGGCGTGTGCATCGTGCACGAGGTGTTCAGCGAGCAGAAGCTCGTCCAGCTCAAGGTCCGCCACCCCGAAGCGGAGGTGCTCGCGCACCCCGAGTGCGAGGAAGCCGTTCTGCGGCATGCCGACTTCATCGGTTCCACGACGGCGATCCTGCGCCGCGCCGGCAAGAGCGACAAGGACACGTTCATCGTCGCGACCGAGGCCGGCATCCTGCATCAGATGGAGAAGGCCTACCCCGAGAAGACCTTCATCGCGGCGCCGCCGGACAACGGCTGCAGCTGCAACGAGTGCCCCCACATGCGCCTCAACACGCTCGAAAAGCTGTATCTCTGTCTGAAATACGAGCAGCCCGAGTTGACGATGGACGAGGACCTGCGCAAGCGGGCGCTCGTGTCCATCGAGCGGATGCTGGAGATGAGCGCCGGCATCCAGTAG
- a CDS encoding sodium:solute symporter family protein, with product MVLLDWIVVAVYLAATLGIGIYLARRGSQSIEQFFVSGRSLPWWLAGTSMAATTFSIDTPLYVAGVVGTRGIAGNWEWWAFGIGHVVLIYVFARLWRRSEIITDAELIERRYGGKPASVLRGTKAFLFAVPINCIGIGYIMLAAVKVVGTLGIWEGLGFSAEEQILGMDPKLLTVIGISVLVLAYTGFSGLWGVVATDFFQFALALFGALAVAVYAIGSPEVGGLAQLAARAQAATAFDVLSFVPLTWDPTSAWRLVWSATAGISFSTFMAYTLLQWWTFRRSDGGGEFIQRLAASRSEAEAEKASWLFVIMHYVVRTWPWILVALAALIIYPDLADRELGYPKLMLDYLPAGILGVAVASLLAAFMSTVSTQINWGASYLVNDLYRRFVKPDATQRELVVFGRWASLFITALGAAAAFYATSILDVFRLVIAMGTGPGMVLILRWFWWRINASAELAAMLAGVAIGLVTTLVPDLIIADFGLRLLVITGVTTVIWVSVMYLTPPETDATLRAFCESIEPPGPGWKAVRAQYGLRPAQPLQPMLLKSAAALALLFGLMFGIGGLLLLRWGVAIGMGVLAAAGYVALRRMD from the coding sequence ATGGTCCTCCTCGACTGGATCGTCGTGGCCGTGTACCTGGCGGCGACGCTCGGCATCGGCATCTACCTCGCGCGGCGCGGCTCGCAATCGATCGAGCAGTTCTTCGTGTCCGGCCGTTCGTTGCCCTGGTGGCTCGCCGGCACCTCGATGGCGGCGACGACGTTTTCGATCGACACGCCGCTGTACGTCGCCGGCGTGGTGGGCACCCGCGGTATCGCCGGCAACTGGGAGTGGTGGGCGTTCGGGATCGGGCATGTCGTCCTGATCTACGTCTTTGCCCGGCTGTGGCGGCGGAGTGAGATCATCACCGATGCCGAACTGATCGAGCGGCGCTACGGCGGGAAGCCGGCGTCGGTGCTGCGCGGCACCAAGGCGTTTCTGTTCGCCGTGCCCATCAACTGCATCGGGATCGGCTACATCATGCTGGCCGCCGTCAAGGTGGTGGGCACGCTGGGCATCTGGGAGGGCCTCGGGTTCAGCGCGGAGGAGCAGATCCTGGGGATGGACCCCAAGCTGCTAACGGTGATCGGCATCTCGGTGCTCGTGCTCGCCTATACCGGTTTTTCCGGGCTCTGGGGCGTCGTCGCGACCGATTTCTTTCAGTTCGCGCTGGCGCTGTTCGGGGCGCTGGCGGTGGCCGTGTACGCGATCGGGAGTCCGGAAGTGGGCGGGCTGGCGCAGCTGGCGGCGCGCGCGCAGGCGGCGACGGCGTTCGACGTGCTCTCGTTCGTGCCATTGACCTGGGATCCGACGTCGGCGTGGCGGCTCGTGTGGAGCGCCACCGCCGGCATCTCGTTCTCGACGTTCATGGCCTACACGCTGCTGCAGTGGTGGACCTTCCGGCGCTCCGACGGCGGGGGCGAGTTCATCCAGCGCCTCGCGGCGTCCCGCAGCGAGGCCGAGGCCGAAAAGGCGTCGTGGCTTTTCGTGATCATGCATTACGTGGTGCGGACGTGGCCCTGGATCCTGGTGGCGCTGGCGGCGCTCATCATCTATCCGGATCTGGCGGATCGGGAGCTGGGTTATCCGAAGTTGATGCTGGACTATCTGCCCGCCGGCATCCTCGGCGTCGCCGTCGCCTCGCTCCTCGCGGCCTTCATGAGCACCGTTTCCACCCAGATCAACTGGGGGGCCTCGTACCTCGTCAACGACCTCTACCGGCGCTTCGTGAAGCCCGACGCCACGCAGCGTGAACTGGTCGTCTTCGGACGCTGGGCGTCGCTGTTCATCACAGCCCTGGGGGCCGCCGCGGCGTTTTACGCGACGAGCATCCTCGACGTCTTCCGGCTCGTCATCGCGATGGGCACCGGGCCGGGCATGGTGCTCATCCTGCGCTGGTTCTGGTGGCGCATCAACGCCTCGGCCGAACTGGCCGCCATGCTCGCCGGCGTCGCGATCGGCCTCGTGACGACGCTCGTGCCGGACCTCATCATCGCGGATTTCGGGCTCCGGCTGCTGGTCATCACCGGCGTCACCACGGTGATCTGGGTATCCGTGATGTATCTCACCCCGCCCGAGACCGACGCGACGCTCCGCGCCTTTTGCGAATCCATCGAGCCGCCCGGTCCGGGATGGAAGGCGGTTCGCGCGCAGTATGGTCTCCGGCCGGCGCAGCCGCTTCAGCCGATGCTGCTCAAGTCCGCCGCGGCGCTGGCGCTACTTTTCGGGCTGATGTTCGGGATCGGCGGGCTGCTGCTGCTCCGATGGGGGGTGGCGATCGGGATGGGCGTGCTCGCCGCCGCCGGCTATGTCGCCTTGCGCCGCATGGACTGA
- a CDS encoding PepSY-associated TM helix domain-containing protein — MKRLRKILFWCHLTVGLTIAVIVIMLSVTGVLLTYERQLVAWADTRDMDASAPEAGMARLGAGELLAMLAASEGALPGSVTWQADSEKPATVSYGREKTLYVNAYTGAVLGGAKPDLRAFFESVEHWHRWMAAEGEGRETFKAIVDGANLGFLFLVLSGLWLWWPKNWRKNTVRAVTWFRAGLSPKARDFNWHHVIGFWSLIPLFIIVVSGVVIAYPWASNLVYTLNGEEPPVRRAPPGPPPAPRPDGGTGEQAAAAPFHMEEASYRDLNVLLAPAERRMPAWRTLTLNVPSASDETIRLSLNAGTGGQPQMQAQMEIDRATGSEVSYRGFEAGTSGGKWRAILRFAHTGEVLGFWGQTLAGLVTLGTILLAYTGAALSLRRFAAWRRRRAEAARRAVAAE; from the coding sequence ATGAAGCGTTTGCGCAAGATCCTGTTCTGGTGCCATCTCACGGTCGGACTGACCATTGCGGTGATCGTCATCATGCTTTCTGTTACCGGCGTGTTGCTCACGTATGAGCGCCAGCTGGTCGCCTGGGCCGATACGCGGGACATGGATGCCTCGGCTCCGGAGGCCGGCATGGCCCGGCTGGGCGCCGGTGAGTTGCTGGCGATGCTAGCGGCGTCGGAAGGGGCGCTGCCGGGGTCGGTGACGTGGCAGGCGGATTCGGAGAAGCCGGCGACCGTCTCGTACGGGCGCGAGAAGACGCTGTACGTGAATGCGTATACGGGGGCGGTGCTGGGCGGAGCGAAGCCCGATCTTCGGGCCTTTTTTGAGTCGGTCGAGCACTGGCACCGATGGATGGCGGCCGAAGGCGAAGGCCGCGAGACGTTCAAAGCCATCGTCGACGGCGCCAATCTCGGGTTTTTATTCCTCGTCCTGAGCGGCCTCTGGCTCTGGTGGCCCAAGAACTGGCGGAAGAACACCGTGCGCGCCGTGACATGGTTCAGAGCCGGTCTTTCCCCGAAGGCGCGCGACTTCAACTGGCATCACGTGATCGGCTTCTGGTCGCTCATTCCGCTGTTTATCATCGTGGTGTCGGGCGTCGTGATAGCGTATCCCTGGGCGAGCAACCTCGTCTATACGCTCAACGGGGAGGAGCCGCCGGTGCGCCGCGCCCCTCCGGGGCCTCCTCCCGCACCGCGGCCGGACGGCGGGACGGGCGAGCAGGCCGCGGCGGCGCCGTTTCACATGGAGGAGGCCTCCTATCGCGACCTGAATGTCCTGCTGGCCCCCGCCGAGCGGCGTATGCCGGCCTGGCGCACGCTGACGCTCAACGTGCCGTCGGCCTCGGATGAGACGATCCGCCTGTCGCTCAACGCCGGCACCGGCGGGCAGCCGCAGATGCAGGCGCAGATGGAAATCGATCGCGCCACCGGCTCGGAGGTGAGCTACCGGGGCTTCGAGGCCGGTACGTCCGGCGGGAAGTGGCGCGCGATCCTGCGGTTCGCGCACACGGGCGAGGTGCTCGGATTCTGGGGGCAGACGCTGGCGGGGCTGGTGACGCTCGGCACGATCCTGCTCGCCTATACCGGCGCAGCGCTATCGCTCCGGCGTTTCGCCGCCTGGCGCCGGCGCAGGGCCGAGGCCGCCAGGCGTGCGGTGGCTGCGGAATAA
- a CDS encoding helix-turn-helix transcriptional regulator — translation MNLLTRPEEFVMLAIWKLQDRAYSLPIRKQVADSTGIDWSLSSIYTPLDRLTKKGLLTSYLTDPLPERGGRPRRIYQLTPEGRKALLSIRTVEQSMWAGITGLTAEGN, via the coding sequence ATGAACCTCCTCACCCGCCCGGAAGAGTTCGTGATGCTCGCCATCTGGAAGCTCCAGGACAGGGCGTACAGCCTCCCGATCCGCAAACAAGTAGCCGACAGCACCGGCATCGACTGGTCGCTCAGTTCGATCTACACACCGCTGGACCGGCTCACCAAAAAGGGACTGCTCACGTCCTACCTCACCGACCCCCTGCCCGAACGAGGCGGCCGGCCCAGGCGCATTTATCAACTCACCCCGGAGGGCCGCAAGGCGCTGCTATCCATCCGAACCGTCGAGCAATCGATGTGGGCGGGCATCACCGGACTTACGGCGGAAGGAAACTGA
- a CDS encoding sigma-54 dependent transcriptional regulator: MAAASILVIDDEASIRRTLREILEYEEYDVDEAEDGEKALAKLRAGRYDLALLDVKMPRMDGIEVLQVMSTEMPEIPVVMISGHATIETAVEATKLGAFDFIEKPPDLNRLLLTLRNALDRANLQEENRRMRQTIVEHHEARLLPIIGESPAMQRIKDTIKRVAPTEARVLITGEAGTGKELVAKWIHHQSPRKDGPMVEVNCAAIPGELIESELFGHEKGSFTGATKQRIGKFEQSNGGTLFLDEIGDMSLSAQAKVLRALQENRISRVGGDRSIPVDVRVVAATNKDLLAQIDAHEFREDLYHRLSVILIHLPPLRERREDIPLMVPQFCEHLIQRNGLPARRFSDAALKLLAEFDWRGNVRELHNVIERLLILSEGDEILPRDVQRYVQPNAGGGTSITSLFDQYEAFSDFRDQAEKLFIEHKLNLYDWNISRTADAIGIQRSHLYNKMGKYEIERHG; the protein is encoded by the coding sequence ATGGCTGCCGCTAGCATTCTGGTGATCGACGACGAGGCCAGCATCCGACGCACGTTGCGCGAGATTCTGGAATACGAGGAATACGACGTGGACGAGGCGGAAGATGGCGAAAAGGCGCTGGCGAAGCTCCGGGCCGGCCGCTACGACCTGGCGCTCCTCGACGTCAAGATGCCCCGGATGGACGGCATCGAAGTGCTGCAGGTGATGAGCACCGAAATGCCGGAGATCCCCGTCGTGATGATCTCGGGCCATGCAACCATCGAGACGGCGGTCGAGGCCACGAAACTGGGCGCGTTTGACTTCATCGAGAAGCCGCCCGACCTGAACCGGCTCCTGCTCACGCTCCGCAACGCGCTCGACCGCGCCAATCTCCAGGAGGAGAACCGCCGGATGCGCCAGACCATCGTGGAGCACCACGAGGCGCGGCTGCTCCCGATCATCGGCGAAAGCCCCGCGATGCAGCGCATCAAGGATACGATCAAACGCGTGGCGCCGACGGAAGCGCGGGTGCTGATCACGGGCGAGGCCGGCACGGGCAAGGAACTCGTCGCCAAGTGGATCCACCATCAATCCCCCCGGAAAGACGGGCCCATGGTGGAAGTCAACTGCGCGGCCATCCCGGGCGAACTCATCGAGAGCGAACTGTTCGGGCATGAAAAGGGATCTTTCACCGGCGCCACGAAACAGCGCATCGGCAAGTTCGAGCAGTCGAACGGCGGCACCCTGTTTCTCGATGAAATCGGCGACATGAGCCTCTCCGCCCAGGCGAAGGTCCTGCGCGCGCTCCAGGAGAATCGCATCAGCCGGGTGGGTGGGGATCGCAGCATCCCCGTCGATGTGCGCGTCGTTGCGGCGACGAACAAGGACCTGCTCGCCCAGATAGATGCCCACGAGTTTCGGGAAGACCTGTATCACCGTCTGAGCGTCATCCTCATCCACCTCCCGCCGCTCCGCGAGCGCCGCGAGGATATCCCGCTGATGGTGCCCCAGTTCTGCGAGCACCTCATCCAGCGCAACGGCCTGCCGGCGCGGCGCTTCTCCGATGCCGCGCTCAAGCTGCTGGCCGAGTTCGACTGGCGCGGCAACGTGCGCGAGCTTCACAACGTGATCGAGCGACTCCTCATCCTGAGCGAAGGGGATGAGATCCTGCCGCGCGACGTGCAGCGGTACGTCCAACCCAACGCCGGCGGAGGCACGTCCATCACCAGCCTCTTCGACCAGTACGAAGCGTTCAGCGATTTCAGGGATCAGGCGGAAAAGCTGTTCATCGAGCACAAGCTGAACCTGTACGACTGGAACATCAGCCGGACGGCCGATGCGATCGGCATCCAGCGGTCGCATCTCTACAACAAGATGGGCAAATATGAGATCGAACGGCATGGATGA
- a CDS encoding ABC transporter ATP-binding protein — protein sequence MDDAAPHADAVRAAPATPLLVVDRLSKVYETAAGAPLHVLDEVSFTVDRGQVVAVVGESGTGKSTLLHMLGALDRPTGGRVLFEGEDIFKKDDEALAAFRNRAIGFIFQFHHLLPEFTALENVAMPALIQHRSFEDVHGRAEELLRSLNLGARMHHRPGELSGGEQQRVAVARALMNRPGLVLADEPTGNLDVKTAESLHHELIHLSRTFDQTFIIVTHNPALAEMADRVLRLEDRKVIEAR from the coding sequence ATGGATGACGCCGCCCCGCATGCCGACGCCGTTCGGGCCGCCCCCGCGACGCCGCTGCTCGTCGTCGATCGGTTGAGCAAAGTCTACGAAACGGCGGCCGGCGCGCCGTTGCACGTGCTGGACGAGGTATCCTTTACGGTCGACCGCGGCCAGGTGGTGGCTGTCGTCGGGGAAAGCGGAACGGGGAAAAGCACCCTGCTGCATATGCTGGGCGCCCTCGATCGCCCGACGGGCGGGCGGGTGCTGTTCGAGGGAGAGGACATCTTCAAAAAAGACGATGAGGCCCTCGCGGCCTTTCGCAACCGGGCCATCGGGTTCATCTTTCAATTCCACCACCTTTTGCCCGAGTTCACGGCGCTCGAGAACGTCGCGATGCCGGCGCTCATCCAGCATCGTTCCTTCGAGGACGTCCACGGACGGGCCGAAGAACTGCTCCGCAGCCTCAACCTGGGCGCGCGGATGCACCACCGCCCCGGCGAACTCTCAGGTGGCGAGCAGCAGCGCGTCGCCGTCGCCCGCGCCTTGATGAACCGCCCCGGCCTGGTCCTCGCCGATGAGCCGACCGGCAACCTCGATGTGAAGACCGCCGAGAGCCTGCATCACGAACTCATCCATCTGAGCCGCACGTTCGACCAGACGTTCATCATCGTCACCCACAACCCCGCGCTGGCCGAGATGGCGGACCGGGTGCTGCGACTCGAAGACCGCAAGGTGATCGAAGCTCGATGA